The Chiloscyllium plagiosum isolate BGI_BamShark_2017 chromosome 40, ASM401019v2, whole genome shotgun sequence genome has a segment encoding these proteins:
- the LOC122542422 gene encoding uncharacterized protein LOC122542422, translated as MALTALLFSLFVLLQQVNGSIDLHILQSENVPTLHCNSSSDDEDTGALCRISDLSWEFQKMMCSKTMNNNGDCEKNRPKKSKCRQCTMTKDEMESNSLTFNVKPDSSAVFTCTVPNSTGGASSMCPSWITLTGPGCEDYHLDLVVKLSESDEIFSTDESPSSLTAPEGDNVTLPCQFERNHPLPFTVLWITSGNINKCLSSVHTEGYKLYSNTRCCVKGKSAQRIFNHSSPNPTDKIQFLNLTIQSVEVMDTGRYLCVIHGVTKGKPIWKIAANISLTVANMKRESDNIIHTETSVVQYLEYTP; from the exons GCTCCATAGATCTCCATATCCTACAATCAGAGAATGTCCCCACTCTGCACTGTAACTCATCCTCTGATGATGAAGACACTGGAGCCTTGTGCAGGATCAGTGACCTCAGTTGGGAATTTCAGAAAATGATGTGTAGCAAAACAATGAATAACAATGGTGATTGTGAAAAAAACAGACCTAAGAAAAGTAAATGCAGACAATGCACAATGACCAAAGATGAAATGGAATCTAATTCACTGACATTCAATGTGAAGCCAGATAGCTCAGCAGTATTTACCTGCACCGTTCCGAATTCCACAGGAGGAGCCTCATCGATGTGTCCATCCTGGATCACACTCACAGGACCTGGATGTGAAGACTACCACCTGGACTTGGTGGTAAAGCTGAGTG AATCTGATGAAATATTTTCTACTGATGAAAGCCCCTCATCATTGACAGCGCCAGAGGGAGACAACGTGACTTTACCCTGCCAATTTGAACGTAACCACCCTTTGCCCTTCACTGTGCTTTGGATCACATCTGGAAATATTAACAAGTGCCTGTCCTCTGTTCACACTGAGGGATATAAACTATATTCTAACACCCGCTGCTGTGTGAAAGGCAAGTCAGCACAAAGAATCTTTAACCACAGCTCACCTAATCCTACTGATAAAATACAGTTCCTCAACCTTACTATTCAGTCAGTGGAGGTGATGGACACGGGCAGGTATCTCTGTGTTATACACGGTGTGACGAAAGGGAAACCTATCTGGAAGATTGCAGCAAATATCTCCCTCACTGTAGCAAACATGAAACGTGAGTCTGACAATATAATTCACACTGAGACATCTGTCGTTCAATATCTGGAATATACTCCATGA